GTTTGAAAAGTTCTTGAATGGTTATGTGGCTCCGTCCACCTCACTGGCATGTTTTAGTCTTTTGATTTTAGGGCCTAACGAGGGTTTTTATCCGCTTATTAAAATCCCGATTGCTTTGACGTTATTAAGTCTCAACAGCCTTTTTCGAATGGGCTGGGACGGGGAACTGCATTCGTTGCAATCGCAAATGACCGTAGCATACGCCATGGGTGCTTCTTCGAAACAGATTTTTAAAGAAGTTCTTTTTCCGCAGATTTCCACGCGCGCTGGAATGCTTGCCGGGATCGCCTCAATTTGGGCGTGCGGAGACTTCGCCGTGTCACGGATTCTCGCGCATCGCGACCTCAGCATTGCGATGATGACGGAAACTTTGATGTCAGGGTATCGTTTGAACCAAGCGATTGTTCTTAGCAGTTTAATTATTGTCGCCGGAATTATTTGTTTTGTTTTGTGTGTGGGGGGAAGTCGTGTCCTTCGTCGAAAATTTGAACCGTGATTATGGGGACTTCAAACTCGATATAGAGTCTTGGGAAATTCTTGATGAAGGCGTCACCGTGTTATGGGGGCCTTCCGGATCGGGCAAGACATCGGTCTTTCGTATTCTTCTGGGACTGGAAGCCTGCCCTGGTATGCGCTGGAATTTTCAAGGCGTCGATTTAGCCAAGATGAAAACCCCGCAAAGACGCCTGGGCGTGGTTTTTCAAACTCTGGATTTGTTTCCTCATCTTTCGGCGGAAGAAAATATTCTTTTCGCGGCTCGCGCGCGGGACGTCGAAGCCAAGAAAGCTGCAGATCGCTTGAAAGAACTCACCGAAATTCTGCAAATGGGATCTTTTTTAAAAAGACCGGCCTCGGTTTTATCGGGCGGCGAAAAACAACGTGTGGCGATTGCGCGCGCATTGATGGGAGAGCCTCGGCTTCTTCTGTTGGATGAACCTTTTTCCGCCTTGGATCAGGAGTTGCGAGAGGAAAGTCGTAAGCTAGTTCAGCAAGTCATAGCCACGGAAAAAATTCCTACGCTGCTGGTTACGCACGATCAACGGGACGTCGAAGCCTTGGCGGACAAAGTCACCAAGATTCGCGACGGTCGTTTAGTTTCAACTTAGATTGTGTAGCGTTGAATCATCTCTAAAAGAGCCGATTTCTTAATTGGCTTCGTCACGTGTTCGGTACAGCCCGCATCCAAAGATTTTTGCACATCTTCAGACATCGCATTAGCCGACACCGCGATGATAGGGATGGGTTTCATTTTATTATGACGTTCCCAGGTGCGAATTTTACGAGTCGCTTCGTATCCGTCCATGATTGGCATTTGAATATCCATAAGGATTAAATCAAAAGGCTCGCGTAAAACTTTTTCGACGGCTTCTTGGCCGTTTTCCGCTTGAACCACGTCAAAAGGGAGTTTCTTCAAATAAGTGAGCAAAAGGAATCTGTTGTCTTCCGTATCATCGACAATCAAGATGCGACCGTTGCGCACGGCTGTTTCTGGCGGAGGCTGTATCAGCGGCGTTTCTTTTTCTTCGCTTGTGTGCGGAATTTCATAAGAGGAATCCGTCGGCACATACGGAATCGTGAAGCAGAACGTACTGCCGCTGTTTTCTTCACTTTGGAACCAGATACGGCCACCCATCAACTCGACAAGATTTTTCGAAATAGTCAGTCCTAAACCGCTGCCACCGAATTTTCGCGTGATCGAGCTGTCGGCTTGAACAAAGTTTTGGAACAACAGGTGCTGCTTGTCTTTCGGAATCCCTGTTCCCGTGTCTTTGATGGAAAATTTCACGAAGCGTTTATCAGGTCCCTCGAACTCGACTTGGACGGTGATCTCGCCCGTCTGAGTGAACTTGATCGCATTCCCAATAAGATTAAAAAGAATCTGTCTTAGGCGCGTAGGATCGCCGATCACGACGTGCGACTCTTCCTGGTCCAGGGTCATGCGCAACTGGAAGCGCAGATTTTTCTCTGCCGCTTTTTGTTTTAAGATGTCGCAAATATTTGTGGTCGTCGCTTCTAGATCGAAAGCGATGCGTTCCAAGCGAACTTCACGCGCTTCGATTTTCGAGATGTCTAAAATATCGTTGATCAGCGCCAAAAGATTTTCGCCCGCGTTCGCACACACTTTTACTAACTGCGCCTGATCGGGATGCAGATCGGACTCGGCAAGAATATCGGTGATCCCGATGATTGCATTTAACGGTGTACGAATTTCGTGACTCATACGCGCAAGGAATTCTGATTTAGCTTGCGAGGCTTTGACGGCGGCTTCGCGGGCTTCAATAAGAGCTTGCTCTGCCATGATCCGATCTGTGATATCCGTGCACACGAAAACAAAAGTCAGGTCCTTGCTGGTCCGGTTCGGAAGAGCCGCCCAATTCATCAGAATCGGAGTACGGCGTCCTTCCGCATTCGTGATTTCTGCCTCGATACTGTGACGGGTTTGCAGAAGCCAAGAGTAGTTGTTAAATTCCGGCGGACCATGCACCAAAGTTTTTAGGTCCACTTGCGAAAGCTGGTGCGGGGAAAGTCCCAGCAATTTCATCGCCGCTTCATTCGCTTGAGAAATGATGTACGTCGACTGTTTCCAGTCTTCGTGATGCGAAACTTTGACAATGAATAGAAACGCTTTAATCGATTGAATAACGCTGTCTAGAAACTCTTTGGAAACTGTCGTGGTCTCTAAGCGGTCGGCAAGCTGGTTGTACTTACTGACCAGCAAACCGATTTCGTCTTTAGAGTTGTAGTTGATTTTCTGAGTCAGCTTTGTCGTACCCAGTTTTTCAAGACGGTCTGTGAGAAGTTGAATCGGCTCAACCACTTTGCCGGTGGCTGCGAATGTCGCAAAGAAGAACAAGATAAAAATAAGAACGGCCGCCGCACTCGAAGCGATGGCAATACGATCCAGGACTGCGAAAGCTTCGCTTTCATCTATCTTTGTTTGAATGTACCAAAGCTCGCCGTTGGGTAAATAAATTTTGCCGATAGAGCGAATGACTTTTTGGCCTCGATAGTCGGTGCCGAGTTCGCGCACTTCGCTAAGGTTCTCAATTTTTTTTATATCTTCGTCGCCGCGATTCGAAGAAAGGACTTCCGCTTCTAAGTTGGAAGGGTCTTTGGGATTTCCCTCCACACGGAAGCGTCCGGTGTTACGCAAACTCCAGTCCTCACCATAGATCAATGTTTCACCGGTCTGACCCATGCCGTGCGTGGCCCAGGCAAAGTTGTCGCTGG
This region of Bdellovibrio sp. 22V genomic DNA includes:
- a CDS encoding ATP-binding protein, producing the protein MTLRLRIFLFNLISVFLATFVVALIGLKIVESTVIDSTYERLTQIRISKTTAIENYFRDLQTAINLISSHELTDDLLSQSRLEAFPEFRRLLDNYVLDFNIYDMALVSTKGEIVYTTRKDLEDGTSVFSEETGGKLKDLFSWGMKAQEGSTLFIDFDKDPINPTSATGFVAAPIFRKTSVVGVLILKISISEIDRITSDNFAWATHGMGQTGETLIYGEDWSLRNTGRFRVEGNPKDPSNLEAEVLSSNRGDEDIKKIENLSEVRELGTDYRGQKVIRSIGKIYLPNGELWYIQTKIDESEAFAVLDRIAIASSAAAVLIFILFFFATFAATGKVVEPIQLLTDRLEKLGTTKLTQKINYNSKDEIGLLVSKYNQLADRLETTTVSKEFLDSVIQSIKAFLFIVKVSHHEDWKQSTYIISQANEAAMKLLGLSPHQLSQVDLKTLVHGPPEFNNYSWLLQTRHSIEAEITNAEGRRTPILMNWAALPNRTSKDLTFVFVCTDITDRIMAEQALIEAREAAVKASQAKSEFLARMSHEIRTPLNAIIGITDILAESDLHPDQAQLVKVCANAGENLLALINDILDISKIEAREVRLERIAFDLEATTTNICDILKQKAAEKNLRFQLRMTLDQEESHVVIGDPTRLRQILFNLIGNAIKFTQTGEITVQVEFEGPDKRFVKFSIKDTGTGIPKDKQHLLFQNFVQADSSITRKFGGSGLGLTISKNLVELMGGRIWFQSEENSGSTFCFTIPYVPTDSSYEIPHTSEEKETPLIQPPPETAVRNGRILIVDDTEDNRFLLLTYLKKLPFDVVQAENGQEAVEKVLREPFDLILMDIQMPIMDGYEATRKIRTWERHNKMKPIPIIAVSANAMSEDVQKSLDAGCTEHVTKPIKKSALLEMIQRYTI
- a CDS encoding ATP-binding cassette domain-containing protein; this translates as MSFVENLNRDYGDFKLDIESWEILDEGVTVLWGPSGSGKTSVFRILLGLEACPGMRWNFQGVDLAKMKTPQRRLGVVFQTLDLFPHLSAEENILFAARARDVEAKKAADRLKELTEILQMGSFLKRPASVLSGGEKQRVAIARALMGEPRLLLLDEPFSALDQELREESRKLVQQVIATEKIPTLLVTHDQRDVEALADKVTKIRDGRLVST